A window of the Azospirillum brasilense genome harbors these coding sequences:
- a CDS encoding phytoene desaturase family protein encodes MTDRIAVIGGGLGGLASAVVLAARGHKVVLLEKNGWVGGKAAVLEEGGFRFDMGPTILTVPRVLRRILAEAGCDLDRELELVRLEPQWRCFFDDGTVLDLSENIGAMAAELDRLAPGRGAGEGYRRFQALSERLHGISERFFFWKSVEDLGDTLKLRDSMNASTLSDVLALRMGSTVAGTIRSHVPDARAAQMLDHFTQYVGSSPYGSPAVLCAIAHMQTNDGVWYPMGGTRAVPLALERVARRLGVEIRTGTGVRRLEVTDKRVTAVETEGGERVPVSAVVSNMDSVRTYEELVGGAPAKRFRKRRCYEPACSGVVFYLGLDRGYEHLLHHDFVFSRDPAEEFDWIYRRGEPAPDPTCYIAAPARTEPGVAPPGGEALYVLVHTPYLRSHHDWSRMLPDYRRTVFDKLKRTAGMTDLEDRIRVERVLTPQDIHDRYRVLNGAIYGLASHGRFMGAFKPGNRSRDVEGLYLAGGAAHPGPGMPMVLMSGWIAADSLDQDLRSGARDGDLRAVA; translated from the coding sequence ATGACGGATCGGATCGCGGTGATCGGCGGCGGCCTGGGCGGGCTGGCGTCGGCGGTGGTTCTGGCGGCGCGCGGCCACAAGGTGGTGCTTCTGGAGAAGAACGGCTGGGTCGGCGGCAAGGCGGCGGTGCTGGAGGAGGGCGGCTTCCGCTTCGACATGGGGCCGACCATCCTGACGGTGCCGCGCGTCCTGCGCCGCATCCTGGCGGAGGCCGGCTGCGATCTCGACCGCGAGCTGGAGCTGGTCCGGCTGGAGCCGCAATGGCGCTGCTTCTTCGACGACGGCACGGTGCTGGACCTGTCGGAGAACATCGGCGCGATGGCCGCGGAACTCGACCGGCTGGCCCCCGGCCGGGGCGCCGGGGAGGGCTATCGCCGCTTCCAGGCGCTGTCGGAGCGTCTGCATGGCATCTCCGAACGCTTCTTCTTCTGGAAGTCTGTGGAGGATCTGGGCGACACGCTGAAGCTCCGCGACAGCATGAACGCCAGCACCCTGTCCGACGTGCTGGCGCTGCGCATGGGCAGCACGGTGGCCGGCACCATCCGCAGCCACGTCCCCGACGCCCGCGCCGCCCAGATGCTGGACCATTTCACCCAGTATGTCGGCTCATCCCCCTACGGCTCCCCGGCGGTGCTCTGCGCCATCGCCCACATGCAGACCAACGACGGCGTCTGGTACCCGATGGGCGGCACCCGCGCCGTTCCGCTGGCGCTGGAGCGGGTGGCCCGGCGCCTCGGCGTCGAGATCCGCACCGGCACCGGCGTGCGCCGGCTGGAGGTGACCGACAAGCGCGTCACCGCCGTCGAGACCGAGGGCGGGGAGCGCGTCCCGGTATCGGCGGTGGTCTCCAACATGGATTCCGTCCGCACCTACGAGGAGCTGGTGGGCGGTGCCCCGGCCAAGCGCTTCCGCAAGCGCCGCTGCTACGAGCCGGCCTGCTCGGGCGTGGTCTTCTATCTCGGTCTCGACCGCGGCTACGAGCATCTGCTGCACCACGACTTCGTCTTCTCCCGCGACCCGGCGGAGGAGTTCGACTGGATCTACCGCCGTGGCGAGCCGGCGCCCGACCCGACCTGCTACATCGCCGCCCCCGCCCGCACCGAGCCCGGCGTGGCGCCGCCGGGGGGCGAGGCGCTCTATGTGCTGGTCCACACCCCCTACCTGCGGTCGCACCACGACTGGTCTCGGATGCTGCCTGACTACCGCCGCACCGTCTTTGACAAGCTGAAGCGCACCGCCGGCATGACCGACCTGGAGGACCGCATCCGCGTCGAACGCGTCCTGACCCCGCAGGACATCCACGACCGCTACCGCGTGCTGAACGGTGCCATCTACGGGCTGGCCAGCCACGGCCGCTTCATGGGCGCCTTCAAGCCGGGCAACCGCTCGCGCGACGTGGAGGGGCTGTATCTGGCCGGCGGGGCCGCCCATCCGGGACCGGGCATGCCGATGGTGCTGATGTCCGGCTGGATCGCCGCCGACAGCCTGGACCAGGACCTCCGGAGCGGAGCGCGCGACGGCGACCTGCGCGCCGTCGCCTGA